The following coding sequences are from one Zonotrichia albicollis isolate bZonAlb1 chromosome 13, bZonAlb1.hap1, whole genome shotgun sequence window:
- the HSD11B2 gene encoding 11-beta-hydroxysteroid dehydrogenase type 2, giving the protein MSQAVPRSTAPRRAEPSRAEPSRAVATKVLRLPPSPAAAAGAGARRSRCPALPSRPSPIGGGRSRPAPLPRRAAINGRGGAGERQRRGRAGPGIGTGMEPGLERWAHGALWAALAGSLALRAARRAPGPGRGLGPPLGRGLVLPLALLAALQSLCRAWLPLPLGLALAAAAAGLLLWRAAPRGLLPVAGRAVLVTGCDSGFGQATARHLDIMGFRVFASVLDLQSPGAQELRQSCSSRLTLLQMDLTKTEDIQRVLQHIQAHTNSTGLWGLVNNAGFNDTIADAELSPLGKFRTCMEVNFFGSLELTKGLLPLLRSAGGRIVTVSSPAGDMPFPCLAAYGASKAALSLVMDTFRSELQPWGIKVSLILPGYYKTGTTCDPAFWNLHKQQLLASLPQELLQAYGEDYVEEINQQFIQFMKVAVEDLSAVVNSITEGLLAANPAVRYYPGQGLGIMYFIHRYLPYFVRDLFLKGFFINPKLPRALRREHHKDVKKA; this is encoded by the exons ATGTCCCAAGCCGTGCCTCGCAGTACCGCGCCgcgccgagccgagccgagccgagccgagccgagccgagccgtgGCTACCAAGGTGCTCCGCCTTCCCCCCTCCCCGGCCGccgctgccggtgccggtgcccggCGCTCCCGGTGCCCGGCGCTCCCGTCCCGCCCGTCTCCCATTGGCGGCGGCCGgtcccgccccgccccgctcccccGCCGGGCGGCTATAAAcgggcgcggcggggcgggcgagcggcagcggcggggccGTGCCGGGCCCGGGATCGGGACCGGGATGGAGCCGGGGCTGGAGCGCTGGGCGCACGGCGCGCTGTGGGCGGCTCTGGCCGGCAGCCTGGCGCtgcgggcggcgcggcgggcgccggggccgggccgggggctggGGCCGCCGCTGGGCCGGGGGCTGGTGCTGCCGCTGGCGCTGCTGGCCGCGCTGCAGAGCCTGTGCCGCGCCTGGCTGCCgctgcccctggggctggccctggccgccgccgccgccgggctgctgctgtggcggGCGGCGCCCCGCGGGCTGCTGCCGGTGGCGGGCAGAGCCGTCCTTGTCACAG GATGTGACTCGGGCTTTGGGCAGGCAACAGCCAGGCACTTGGACATCATGGGCTTTCGGGTGTTTGCCAGCGTGCTGGACCTGCAGAGTCCTGGTGCCCAGGAGCTGCGCCAAAGCTGCTCGTCGAGGCTGACGCTGCTGCAGATGGACCTGACCAAGACAGAGGACATCCAGCGTGTCCTACAGCATATCCAGGcccacaccaacagcacag gaCTCTGGGGCCTGGTGAACAACGCTGGGTTCAATGACACCATCGCTGACGCTGAGCTCTCGCCGCTGGGCAAGTTCCGCACCTGCATGGAGGTGAACTTCTTTGGCTCCCTGGAGCTCACCAaggggctgctgcccctgctccgCTCCGCTGGTGGCCGCATTGTCACcgtgagcagccctgcag GTGACATGCCCTTCCCCTGCCTGGCAGCCTACGGGGCCTCGAAGGCAGCCCTCAGCCTGGTCATGGACACCTTCCGCAgcgagctccagccctggggcatCAAAGTCAGCCTCATCCTGCCTGGATACTACAAAACAG GGACAACGTGTGACCCTGCCTTCTGGAACCTGCACAAGCAGCAGCTGTTGGccagcctgccccaggagctgctgcaggcctATGGTGAGGACTATGTGGAGGAGATCAACCAGCAGTTCATCCAGTTCATGAAGGTGGCGGTGGAGGACCTCAGTGCGGTGGTGAACAGCATCACAGAGGGGCTTCTGGCTGCCAACCCAGCCGTGCGCTACTACCCAGGGCAGGGCCTTGGGATCATGTATTTCATACACCGCTACCTGCCCTACTTTGTCCGAGACTTGTTCTTGAAAGGATTCTTCATCAACCCCAAGCTGCCCCGAGCCCTGCGGCGAGAGCACCACAAGGATGTGAAGAAGGCCT